From Tripterygium wilfordii isolate XIE 37 chromosome 16, ASM1340144v1, whole genome shotgun sequence, one genomic window encodes:
- the LOC119981010 gene encoding CRM-domain containing factor CFM3, chloroplastic/mitochondrial-like isoform X1 gives MSFAAARLSEFPLRHYSFSLFSSSTTTTTTTRKPYFHHFLQKPKLICICSLTTNKNPHRNSRSASAPWLATGCRTEFKCHDRKPSTAAAASTAEKNSKSQNAIERIVFRLRNLGLGSDDEEGDEGKGGLEGAGGDFTGEEQLGDLLRRDWVRPDFFLEEKKRDEELGFLPWERKESDRETVREEERCSGVRRRAVKAPTLAELTLEDEELRRLRRVGMFIRERINIPKAGLAQHILQKIHDKWRKEEVVRLKFHEVLAINMKLAHELVERRTGGLVIWKSGSVMMVYRGSNYEGPYSKSKPREANKEEDMLFVPDVSSIGCAKRAYEDEETSTPEKTEPVADNADRVKIVTEEEAEYNSLLDSLGPRFNDWWGTGAIPIDADLLPQNVPGYKTPLRLVPAGMRSQLTNAEMTNFRKLAKSLPCHFALGRNRNHQGLAAAILKLWEKSSIVKIAVKRGIQNTNNKIMAEELKNLTGGILLLRNKYFIVMHRGKDFLPTNVAAVLSEREQLTKQIQDVEEKVRRRVEAAAPVAREASTKQIHDVEEEEQNRGFETASTHENVGNAPAGTLAEFYEAQTRWGRDVSVEEREKMFEEASKAKTAGIVKRIEHKLAVAQAKKLRAVRLLAKIEASMIPAGPDYDQETITDEERVMFRKVGLRMSPYLPLGIRGVFDGVIENMHLHWKHRELVKLITGQKNLAFVEDTARLLEYESGGILVTIERVPKGYAIIYYRGKNYRRPISIRPRNLLTKAKALKRSVAMQQHEALSQHILDLEKTIEQTKKEIGTSRDSDDENNMNSEDNHRLTDLSDTAHSEVEAPWMGNEDQDGDDDDDDDDEDDLHWDTNEDIEFANLEHRDFVSSRNR, from the exons ATGTCCTTCGCCGCCGCCAGATTATCAGAATTTCCGCTACGTCACTACTCATTctcactcttttcctcctccaccaccaccaccaccaccacccgaAAACCGTATTTTCACCACTTCCTCCAGAAGCCTAAACTCATTTGCATTTGCTCTCTTACGACCAACAAAAATCCTCACCGTAATTCTCGCTCGGCCTCCGCTCCCTGGCTAGCAACGGGATGTCGAACCGAATTCAAATGCCACGACAGAAAGCCCTCCACTGCTGCAGCCGCAAGTACTGCGGAGAAGAACAGCAAGAGCCAAAATGCGATCGAGAGAATAGTGTTCCGGTTGCGAAACCTAGGGCTAGGATCagacgacgaagaaggagatgaagggAAAGGGGGATTGGAGGGTGCCGGTGGAGATTTTACTGGTGAAGAGCAATTGGGAGATTTGTTGAGGCGGGACTGGGTCCGGCCGGATTTTTTcctggaagagaagaagagggatgagGAGTTGGGGTTCTTGCCGTGGGAGAGAAAAGAGAGTGACAGGGAAACTGTAAGGGAGGAGGAGCGATGCAGCGGTGTGAGGCGGAGGGCAGTGAAGGCGCCGACTTTGGCGGAACTTACTCTCGAGGATGAGGAGCTGAGGCGGCTGAGGCGGGTGGGGATGTTCATCAGGGAAAGGATCAATATCCCCAAAGCCGGGCTAGCACAACACATTTTGCAGAAAATTCACGATAAGTGGAGGAAGGAGGAGGTCGTGAGGCTTAAATTCCATGAGGTTCTCGCTATCAACATGAAACTCGCCCATGAACTTGTTGAG CGTCGAACAGGAGGCTTGGTTATATGGAAGTCTGGAAGTGTGATGATGGTTTACCGTGGCAGTAATTATGAAGGGCCATACTCAAAATCCAAGCCTCGAGAGGCtaataaagaagaagatatgCTCTTTGTGCCAGATGTTTCTTCAATTGGTTGCGCAAAGAGGGCATATGAGGATGAGGAAACTTCGACTCCTGAAAAGACTGAGCCAGTTGCGGATAATGCAGATAGGGTTAAGATCGTGACTGAAGAGGAAGCTGAGTATAATAGTTTACTTGATAGTTTAGGTCCTCGTTTCAATGACTGGTGGGGTACTGGAGCAATTCCGATTGATGCTGATTTACTTCCACAAAATGTTCCTGGTTACAAGACACCTTTGAGGCTTGTGCCTGCTGGAATGAGATCACAGCTGACAAACGCAGAGATGACTAATTTTCGGAAACTTGCTAAATCACTTCCTTGTCACTTTGCCCTCG GGAGAAATAGAAACCACCAGGGACTGGCCGCTGCTATACTTAAGCTTTGGGAGAAAAGTTCTATTGTAAAGATAGCAGTGAAACGTGGTATCCagaatacaaataataaaataatggcTGAGGAACTGAAG AACTTAACTGGAGGTATTTTACTACTTAGAAACAAGTATTTCATTGTCATGCACCGTGGAAAGGATTTCCTCCCAACGAATGTCGCAGCTGTTTTGTCAGAAAGAGAGCAATTGACTAAACAGATTCAGGATGTTGAGGAAAAAGTGCGGAGGAGAGTGGAGGCAGCTGCTCCAGTTGCAAGAGAGGCGTCGACAAAACAGATTCATGATGTTGAGGAAGAAGAGCAAAATAGAGGATTTGAAACTGCTTCTACTCATGAAAATGTAGGAAACGCTCCTGCAGGTACTTTGGCTGAGTTTTATGAGGCTCAGACGCGATGGGGAAGAGATGTATCTGTTGAAGAACGTGAGAAGATGTTTGAAGAAGCTTCTAAAGCTAAGACTGCTGGAATTGTGAAACGAATTGAACATAAATTGGCAGTC GCCCAAGCCAAAAAGCTTAGAGCAGTGAGGCTATTAGCTAAAATAGAAGCTTCTATGATTCCTGCTGGTCCTGACTATGACCAAGAAACAATCACTGATGAGGAACGGGTTATGTTTCGCAAGGTTGGTTTAAGAATGAGTCCGTACTTGCCTCTTG GAATTCGTGGTGTTTTTGATGGTGTCATTGAGAATATGCATTTGCACTGGAAGCATAGAGAGCTTGTGAAGCTAATAACAGGACAGAAGAACCTCGCCTTTGTAGAGGATACAGCAAGGTTGTTGGAATACGAGAGTGGAGGGATACTAGTGACAATAGAAAGAGTCCCCAAAGGATATGCTATTATTTATTATCGTGGGAAGAATTATCGGCGGCCTATTAGTATAAGGCCAAGAAACCTTCTAACGAAGGCAAAGGCATTAAAACGTTCAGTGGCCATGCAACAACATGAG GCTTTGAGTCAGCATATATTGGATTTGGAGAAAACAATAGAGCAGACAAAAAAAGAGATA GGAACTTCTCGAGATTCGGACGATGAAAATAACATGAACTCAGAGGATAACCATCGGTTGACTGATCTATCTGATACAGCCCAT AGCGAAGTTGAAGCTCCATGGATGGGGAATGAAGATCAAGAtggcgatgatgatgatgat gatgatgatgaagatgacctTCATTGGGACACTAATGAAGATATTGAATTTGCAAATTTGGAACACCGTGATTTTGTATCGAGCAGAAACAGATAA
- the LOC119981010 gene encoding CRM-domain containing factor CFM3, chloroplastic/mitochondrial-like isoform X2, with the protein MSFAAARLSEFPLRHYSFSLFSSSTTTTTTTRKPYFHHFLQKPKLICICSLTTNKNPHRNSRSASAPWLATGCRTEFKCHDRKPSTAAAASTAEKNSKSQNAIERIVFRLRNLGLGSDDEEGDEGKGGLEGAGGDFTGEEQLGDLLRRDWVRPDFFLEEKKRDEELGFLPWERKESDRETVREEERCSGVRRRAVKAPTLAELTLEDEELRRLRRVGMFIRERINIPKAGLAQHILQKIHDKWRKEEVVRLKFHEVLAINMKLAHELVERRTGGLVIWKSGSVMMVYRGSNYEGPYSKSKPREANKEEDMLFVPDVSSIGCAKRAYEDEETSTPEKTEPVADNADRVKIVTEEEAEYNSLLDSLGPRFNDWWGTGAIPIDADLLPQNVPGYKTPLRLVPAGMRSQLTNAEMTNFRKLAKSLPCHFALGRNRNHQGLAAAILKLWEKSSIVKIAVKRGIQNTNNKIMAEELKNLTGGILLLRNKYFIVMHRGKDFLPTNVAAVLSEREQLTKQIQDVEEKVRRRVEAAAPVAREASTKQIHDVEEEEQNRGFETASTHENVGNAPAGTLAEFYEAQTRWGRDVSVEEREKMFEEASKAKTAGIVKRIEHKLAVAQAKKLRAVRLLAKIEASMIPAGPDYDQETITDEERVMFRKVGLRMSPYLPLGIRGVFDGVIENMHLHWKHRELVKLITGQKNLAFVEDTARLLEYESGGILVTIERVPKGYAIIYYRGKNYRRPISIRPRNLLTKAKALKRSVAMQQHEALSQHILDLEKTIEQTKKEIGTSRDSDDENNMNSEDNHRLTDLSDTAHSEVEAPWMGNEDQDGDDDDDEDDLHWDADEDIEFANLEHRELRSMDGE; encoded by the exons ATGTCCTTCGCCGCCGCCAGATTATCAGAATTTCCGCTACGTCACTACTCATTctcactcttttcctcctccaccaccaccaccaccaccacccgaAAACCGTATTTTCACCACTTCCTCCAGAAGCCTAAACTCATTTGCATTTGCTCTCTTACGACCAACAAAAATCCTCACCGTAATTCTCGCTCGGCCTCCGCTCCCTGGCTAGCAACGGGATGTCGAACCGAATTCAAATGCCACGACAGAAAGCCCTCCACTGCTGCAGCCGCAAGTACTGCGGAGAAGAACAGCAAGAGCCAAAATGCGATCGAGAGAATAGTGTTCCGGTTGCGAAACCTAGGGCTAGGATCagacgacgaagaaggagatgaagggAAAGGGGGATTGGAGGGTGCCGGTGGAGATTTTACTGGTGAAGAGCAATTGGGAGATTTGTTGAGGCGGGACTGGGTCCGGCCGGATTTTTTcctggaagagaagaagagggatgagGAGTTGGGGTTCTTGCCGTGGGAGAGAAAAGAGAGTGACAGGGAAACTGTAAGGGAGGAGGAGCGATGCAGCGGTGTGAGGCGGAGGGCAGTGAAGGCGCCGACTTTGGCGGAACTTACTCTCGAGGATGAGGAGCTGAGGCGGCTGAGGCGGGTGGGGATGTTCATCAGGGAAAGGATCAATATCCCCAAAGCCGGGCTAGCACAACACATTTTGCAGAAAATTCACGATAAGTGGAGGAAGGAGGAGGTCGTGAGGCTTAAATTCCATGAGGTTCTCGCTATCAACATGAAACTCGCCCATGAACTTGTTGAG CGTCGAACAGGAGGCTTGGTTATATGGAAGTCTGGAAGTGTGATGATGGTTTACCGTGGCAGTAATTATGAAGGGCCATACTCAAAATCCAAGCCTCGAGAGGCtaataaagaagaagatatgCTCTTTGTGCCAGATGTTTCTTCAATTGGTTGCGCAAAGAGGGCATATGAGGATGAGGAAACTTCGACTCCTGAAAAGACTGAGCCAGTTGCGGATAATGCAGATAGGGTTAAGATCGTGACTGAAGAGGAAGCTGAGTATAATAGTTTACTTGATAGTTTAGGTCCTCGTTTCAATGACTGGTGGGGTACTGGAGCAATTCCGATTGATGCTGATTTACTTCCACAAAATGTTCCTGGTTACAAGACACCTTTGAGGCTTGTGCCTGCTGGAATGAGATCACAGCTGACAAACGCAGAGATGACTAATTTTCGGAAACTTGCTAAATCACTTCCTTGTCACTTTGCCCTCG GGAGAAATAGAAACCACCAGGGACTGGCCGCTGCTATACTTAAGCTTTGGGAGAAAAGTTCTATTGTAAAGATAGCAGTGAAACGTGGTATCCagaatacaaataataaaataatggcTGAGGAACTGAAG AACTTAACTGGAGGTATTTTACTACTTAGAAACAAGTATTTCATTGTCATGCACCGTGGAAAGGATTTCCTCCCAACGAATGTCGCAGCTGTTTTGTCAGAAAGAGAGCAATTGACTAAACAGATTCAGGATGTTGAGGAAAAAGTGCGGAGGAGAGTGGAGGCAGCTGCTCCAGTTGCAAGAGAGGCGTCGACAAAACAGATTCATGATGTTGAGGAAGAAGAGCAAAATAGAGGATTTGAAACTGCTTCTACTCATGAAAATGTAGGAAACGCTCCTGCAGGTACTTTGGCTGAGTTTTATGAGGCTCAGACGCGATGGGGAAGAGATGTATCTGTTGAAGAACGTGAGAAGATGTTTGAAGAAGCTTCTAAAGCTAAGACTGCTGGAATTGTGAAACGAATTGAACATAAATTGGCAGTC GCCCAAGCCAAAAAGCTTAGAGCAGTGAGGCTATTAGCTAAAATAGAAGCTTCTATGATTCCTGCTGGTCCTGACTATGACCAAGAAACAATCACTGATGAGGAACGGGTTATGTTTCGCAAGGTTGGTTTAAGAATGAGTCCGTACTTGCCTCTTG GAATTCGTGGTGTTTTTGATGGTGTCATTGAGAATATGCATTTGCACTGGAAGCATAGAGAGCTTGTGAAGCTAATAACAGGACAGAAGAACCTCGCCTTTGTAGAGGATACAGCAAGGTTGTTGGAATACGAGAGTGGAGGGATACTAGTGACAATAGAAAGAGTCCCCAAAGGATATGCTATTATTTATTATCGTGGGAAGAATTATCGGCGGCCTATTAGTATAAGGCCAAGAAACCTTCTAACGAAGGCAAAGGCATTAAAACGTTCAGTGGCCATGCAACAACATGAG GCTTTGAGTCAGCATATATTGGATTTGGAGAAAACAATAGAGCAGACAAAAAAAGAGATA GGAACTTCTCGAGATTCGGACGATGAAAATAACATGAACTCAGAGGATAACCATCGGTTGACTGATCTATCTGATACAGCCCAT AGCGAAGTTGAAGCTCCATGGATGGGGAATGAAGATCAAGAtggcgatgatgatgatgatgaagatgacctTCATTGGGACGCTGATGAAGATATTGAATTTGCAAATTTGGAACACCGTGAACTTCGCTCCATGGATGGGGAATGA